In the genome of Bradyrhizobium sp. CB3481, the window GAACGCGGCCGGAGCAGGGATTTTTGCCGGCGATATCGAGTGGAGAGCTGTGATGGCGGGAAGCGTGAACAAAGTGATTCTGATCGGCAACCTCGGCAAGGATCCTGAAATCCGGCGGACCCAGGACGGGCGGCCGATCGCCAATCTGAGCGTTGCGACGTCGGAGACCTGGCGCGACAAGGCGACCGGCGAGCGTAAGGAAAAGACCGAGTGGCACCGCGTCGTGATCTTCAACGAGGGTCTCTGCAAGGTCGCCGAGCAGTATCTGAAGAAGGGCGCCAAGGTTTACCTCGAGGGCGCGCTGCAGACGCGCAAATGGACCGACCAGAGCGGCGTCGAGAAGTACTCGACCGAGGTCGTGCTGCAGGGTTTTAACTCGACGCTGACCATGCTCGACGGTCGCGGTGGCGGTGGTGGCGGCGGCTTCGGCTCCGACGATGCCGGCGATTTCGGCTCCAGCGGCCCGGCTAGCTCCGCGCCGCGGCGCGCGGTGGCGGCGGGCAGCCGCAACAGCGACATGGACGACGACATCCCGTTCTGAGGCAAAACTATCCGCCATGCGCGTCGCAACGATTTCGCTCGCGAAGGCGGGCGGGTCCGTGCGGCCCGTCGTCGATTAATATTTACATGAGGTCTTTCCCCTAAGCTGCGCGCCGTCTCGAATGTCAACTTGAGATGGAGCGCCGAGCATGAGCCTCGCACCGCTGTTGGAGGCCCCGGAAACGATCCCGCTGCACGCGTTTGCTGCCATCGCAGCGTTTGCCCTCGGCCTCGTGCAGTTCGCCGCGCCAAAGGGAACGCTGCCGCACCGGACCCTCGGCTGGATCTGGGTGGTGCTGATGGCGGCAGTTGCGATCAGTTCGCTCTGGATCCACGAGATCCGCCTGGTCGGGCCGTTCAGCCCGATCCATATCCTGTCGGTCTTCGTGCCGGTCATGCTGGTGCTCGCGGTGCTGCATGCGCGCCGGCACAATGTCCGCGGCCACAAGAAGGCGATGACGTCGATCTTCTTTGGCGCGCTGATTATCGCCGGCGTGTTCACCTTCCTGCCCGGACGGATCATGCATGCGGTGGTTTTCGGCCCCTGAGGCGGTGGTAAGGAAGCACCGTTTTGGCGGTGTGTTTTCGGCCCGGAAATAGCCGTCCCGGCAGCCCCCGGAAAACCGCCTTGCGACGCGTTAAGTCCATGAAAAAACGAGCGGAAAAACAGCTCTGCCCGACGGCTTCGGGGTGGTGATCGGCCCCCTGATGCGCTATATGATTCTCCACTCAGAACTGACCTGGATCCCCCTTTGTCCGACAACGAAGACGACAAGCCCGGCGAGCCGCCGGAGTCCTCCGACATCCGTCCCGTTTCCATCCTCGACGAGATGAAGCGCTCCTACCTCGATTACGCCATGAGCGTGATCGTGGCACGCGCGCTGCCGGATGCGCGCGACGGCCTCAAGCCCGTGCATCGCCGCATTCTTTACGCGATGCACGAGAACGGCTTCGAGTACAACAAGTCGTACAACAAGTCGGCGCGCACGGTCGGCGACGTCATCGGTAAATACCATCCCCACGGCGATCAGTCGGTCTATGACGCGCTGGTGCGGCTCGCGCAGGATTTCTCCATGCGCGAGCCCCTGATCGACGGACAGGGCAATTTCGGCTCGGTCGACGGCGATACGGCGGCGGCCATGCGCTACACCGAATCCCGGCTGACCAAGATCGCGCAGACCTTGCTCGACGACATCGACAAGGACACCGTCGATTTCCAGGCGAACTATGACAGCCGTGACACCGAACCGACGGTGCTGCCGGCCAGGTTTCCCAACCTTCTGGTCAATGGCGCCGGCGGTATCGCCGTCGGCATGGCGACCAACATCCCGCCGCACAATCTCGGCGAAATCATCGATGCCTGTGTGGCGCTGATCGACAATCCCGCGCTTGCCATCGACGATCTCATCAACATCGTGCCGGGTCCGGATTTCCCGACCGGCGGCATCATCCTGGGACGCCAGGGCATCCGCTCGGCCTATCACCTCGGCCGCGGCTCGATCGTGATGCGTGGCAAGGTGACGATCGACACCATCCGGAAAGATCGCGAAGCGATCATCATCACCGAAATTCCCTACCAGGTGAACAAGGCGTCGATGGTCGAACGCATCGCCGAACTGGTGCGCGAGAAGAAGATCGACGGCATCTCCGATCTGCGCGATGAATCCGACCGCGACGGTTACCGCGTCGTGGTCGAATTGAAGCGCGACGCGGTGCCTGACGTGGTGCTGAACCAGCTCTATCGCTTCACGCCGCTGCAGACCAATTTCCCGGCCAACATGGTGGCGCTCGACGGCGGCCGTCCGCAGGTGATGAACCTGAAGGACCTGCTGACGCTGTTCATCGCCTTCCGCGAGCAGGTGGTCACGCGGCGCACGAAATTTCTGCTCAACAAGGCCCGCGACCGCGCCCACATCCTGGTCGGCCTTGCGATCGCGGTCGCCAATATCGACGAGATCATTCGCGTCATCCGGACCTCGCCCGATCCGAACACCGCGCGCGACACGCTGATGTCGCGCGACTGGCCGGCGCGGGATGTCGAAGCGATGATCACGCTGATCGACGATCCTCGGCACCGGATGTCGCCGGACGGCACCGCGCGGCTGTCGCTGGAACAGGCCAAGGCGATCCTCGACCTGCGCCTGCAGCGGCTCACCGCGCTCGGCCGCGAGGAGATATCCGAGGAGCTCGACAAGCTCGCGGTGGAGATCGCCGACTATCTCGACATCCTGCGCTCGCGCGCGCGCGTGCAGGCGATCATCAAGACCGAGCTCGGCGCCGTGAAGGACGAATTCGCGACGCCGCGCCGGACCGTCATCGTCGAGCAGGAAGGCGAGGTCGAGGACGAGGACCTGATCCAGCGCGAGGACATGGTGGTCACGGTCTCGCACGCCGGCTACGTCAAGCGCGTGCCGCTCTCGACCTATCGCGCCCAGCGCCGCGGCGGCAAGGGCCGCGCCGGCATGCAGACCCGCGACGAGGATTTTGTCTCGCGGCTGTTCGTCGCCTCGACGCATACGCCGGTGCTGTTCTTCTCCTCGAAGGGCCAGGTCTACAAGGAAAAGGTCTGGCGGTTGCCGATGGCGGCGCCGAACGCGCGCGGCAAGGCGATGATCAACATCCTGCCGCTGGAGCAGGGCGAGCGCATCACCACCATCATGCCGCTGCCGGAGGATGAATCCTCCTGGGCCAATCTCGACGTGATGTTCGCCACCACAGGCGGCACCGTCCGTCGCAACAAGCTATCCGACTTCGTCGATGTCCGCCGCTCCGGCATCATCGCCATGAAGCTCGGGGAAGGCGAGGCGATCGTCGACGTGCAGATCTGCACCGAGCACGACGACGTGTTGCTGACGGCCGCCGGCGGCCAATGCATCCGTTTCCCCGTCACCGACGTGCGCGTCTTCACCGGCCGCACCTCGATGGGCGTCCGCGGCATCGCGCTGGCAGAAGGCGACAAGCTGATCTCGCTGGCGATCCTGCGCCATGTCGAGACCACCTCGGACGAGCGGGTAGCCTACTTCAAGATGCGCCGCGCGGTGGCCGGCGAGACCGCGGCCGAAGAGCCCGTCGAGGGCGAGGGCGAGGAGAGTACCGGCTCGCTGCAGCTCTCGCAGGAGCGCTACGCGGAGATGTCGGCGCAGGAGCAGGTGGTGCTTACGGTCTCCGTCAACGGCTATGGCAAGCGCACCTCGTCCTACGAGTACCGCACCACCGGCCGCGGCGGCAAAGGCATCGTCGCGATGAGCGTCAACAACCGCAACGGCAAGCTGGTGGCGTCATTCCCGGTCGAGCACAGCGACCAGATCATGCTGGTCACCGACAAGGGCCAGCTGATCCGTTGCCCGGTCGAGGACATCCGCATCGCCGGCCGCTCGACGCAGGGCGTCATTGTGTTCGACACCGCCGATGACGAGCACGTGGTGTCGGTCGAGCATATCTCGGAAGACGAGAACGGCGAGAACGGGAACGGCGGCTAAGGCTGCCGTAGCCCGGTGAGCGCAGCGAGACCCGGGAAAGCTCATCCGCGGTAAGATTGTCACCGGATATCGCTTCGCCCATCGAGGCCACGCGCTCATCAGTCCCCAGCCGCCGCCAGCGGCGCTTCGCGGGGCATGACGATGCGGAATTTCGTTCCTGCGCCCTGCCTGGTTTCCAGATTGATCCGGCCGCCCAGGCGGTTGGTCACGATGTTATGGACGATGTGCAGCCCGAGGCCGGTGCTGCCCTGGTCGCGCCTGGTGGTGAAAAACGGATCGAAGACCTGGCGCCGGACCTCCGGGCTCATGCCACAGCCGTCGTCCGAAAACAGCACCTCGACATTGTGTTTTCCCGACGCCTGGGCCGCAATGTGGACGGAGCCGCGCGTGCCGTCCGGATAGGCGTGCACCGCGGAATTGATCACCAGATTGGTCAGCACCTGGCCGTAGGGGCCGGGATAGCTGTTCATGGCAAGATCAGGCTCGCATGCGACGTTGACCACGAGGTTTCGGCGCAGCCCGAACCGCAACCCCTTCACGACCTGTTCGGTCACCTCTGCGAGATCGAAGCCGCGCCGGTCCGAAACGTTGCGATCGGTCGCAACCTGCTTGAACGACTGGATCAGGTCGATCGCGTGATTGAGGTTGATCATGACCTGCGACGCCGCCTCCCGGCTTGACGCAATGAACTCGGTCAGGCTCGAACGGCGCACGCCGCCGCTCGCGACATCGGCTTCGAACCGATCCGCCTTGTTGATGAAGGCGGAGGCGACCGTCAGGCTGGTGCCGACGGGGGTGTTGAGCTCGTGAGCGACGCCGGCCACCAGCCGTCCCAGCGCGGCGAGCTTCTCGGTTTGTATGAGACCGTCCTGAGCGGCGCGCAGATCGTCGAGCGATTGCGACAATTGCGTCGTGCGGGCCTGCAGCTCGGTGAACAGCCGTGTGTTCTCGATGGCAATCACCGCCTGGCCGGCAAAGGTTTTCAGAAGCTCGACCTGCGGCTTGGGAAACAGTTTCGGCTCGAGCCGCATCACCGCGATGGCGCCGATCGCGACGTCGTCGCGCAGCATCGGTACGACGAGGATGCTGCGATAGCCTGATGCTCTCTGCAGCTCGCTGTACCCGCCGGAGACGAGCACATCCGGCTCGTGCACGACGCGGCGCTCGCGGATGGCGACCGAGATCAGGTTGCCGCTGGTGAGCGGAGCAGGGTAGGCCTTCTCCACCGCGGCGATCGATTCCGGGGAGAACTGGTCGTATGCGACCAGATGAACATGATCGCCGTCCCGGCGATAGATGGCGCTGAGCACGCTGTGGCAAAGCCGGGCGGCGTTCTTGATGATCCTGTCGAACACCGGCTGGATGCCGGTCGGCGAGTCCG includes:
- a CDS encoding single-stranded DNA-binding protein; this translates as MAGSVNKVILIGNLGKDPEIRRTQDGRPIANLSVATSETWRDKATGERKEKTEWHRVVIFNEGLCKVAEQYLKKGAKVYLEGALQTRKWTDQSGVEKYSTEVVLQGFNSTLTMLDGRGGGGGGGFGSDDAGDFGSSGPASSAPRRAVAAGSRNSDMDDDIPF
- the gyrA gene encoding DNA gyrase subunit A, whose amino-acid sequence is MSDNEDDKPGEPPESSDIRPVSILDEMKRSYLDYAMSVIVARALPDARDGLKPVHRRILYAMHENGFEYNKSYNKSARTVGDVIGKYHPHGDQSVYDALVRLAQDFSMREPLIDGQGNFGSVDGDTAAAMRYTESRLTKIAQTLLDDIDKDTVDFQANYDSRDTEPTVLPARFPNLLVNGAGGIAVGMATNIPPHNLGEIIDACVALIDNPALAIDDLINIVPGPDFPTGGIILGRQGIRSAYHLGRGSIVMRGKVTIDTIRKDREAIIITEIPYQVNKASMVERIAELVREKKIDGISDLRDESDRDGYRVVVELKRDAVPDVVLNQLYRFTPLQTNFPANMVALDGGRPQVMNLKDLLTLFIAFREQVVTRRTKFLLNKARDRAHILVGLAIAVANIDEIIRVIRTSPDPNTARDTLMSRDWPARDVEAMITLIDDPRHRMSPDGTARLSLEQAKAILDLRLQRLTALGREEISEELDKLAVEIADYLDILRSRARVQAIIKTELGAVKDEFATPRRTVIVEQEGEVEDEDLIQREDMVVTVSHAGYVKRVPLSTYRAQRRGGKGRAGMQTRDEDFVSRLFVASTHTPVLFFSSKGQVYKEKVWRLPMAAPNARGKAMINILPLEQGERITTIMPLPEDESSWANLDVMFATTGGTVRRNKLSDFVDVRRSGIIAMKLGEGEAIVDVQICTEHDDVLLTAAGGQCIRFPVTDVRVFTGRTSMGVRGIALAEGDKLISLAILRHVETTSDERVAYFKMRRAVAGETAAEEPVEGEGEESTGSLQLSQERYAEMSAQEQVVLTVSVNGYGKRTSSYEYRTTGRGGKGIVAMSVNNRNGKLVASFPVEHSDQIMLVTDKGQLIRCPVEDIRIAGRSTQGVIVFDTADDEHVVSVEHISEDENGENGNGG
- a CDS encoding DUF2306 domain-containing protein, with amino-acid sequence MSLAPLLEAPETIPLHAFAAIAAFALGLVQFAAPKGTLPHRTLGWIWVVLMAAVAISSLWIHEIRLVGPFSPIHILSVFVPVMLVLAVLHARRHNVRGHKKAMTSIFFGALIIAGVFTFLPGRIMHAVVFGP